ATCGGTGCGCGTGtctattttcttttattattgcaTTTGGGCCTGATAGGAAATTCTACAATATGCTTTTTTTCTGTTACAGACTACGTCTGCATATGTCTGATATTTTCTTGAGCTAACACGTTATCTTGCGAAGCGACTATTACTGCCAACTATATACTTATAGTAATTTTCACCGTCTTAAGTATCATTTTTGAAAGTCGCAATAGTTGCGGATTTTTGGGCGATATTTACGCAGCAGACGTTCGCAGAACTTGCGGACACGTGTCTTTGGTAAGTTTAGAACGAAgtataaacacacttcattagGTGAACTACATCGATGAGTGCCGAGCAGTCATTgccaaaatctatgacgtcacggaaACGTGGGAATCCCCCCGCTGATCGGTCTTACTTTTGGCCAACTTCAGAAGCCAGTGCGTTACGCTTTAGCCCCATGCAGCCTAGCTTAATGTATTTGATACGGTGTGTTAGATACCTCATAACGCTCATGAGGACGTGGAAAACTAAGTCAGTGGTATATTTTCCGATACGTTGGAGGGGAAGCTTTAGTTGTGGATAGCGTAGCAAACCAACTACGACTTAGTTTAACAACTGTAGTAGTTAATTCTTTGTCGGAATGACAGTTTCATTGTTTCATTTGTTTGTACGGATTGTACTCTCCAGGACCAGAAATAAAAGATGTTATAAATTTTCCTTCGTCGACAGAGAAGCGTGGAAAGAGAGGCAGGGAAGTTGCGGGGTTAACTTTCCTCTTCACCGCTAGTTTAAATAATCGATCAGCCTATCGGATCTCTTTTTGTGTCCCAGGCATCACGTAGTCCCCTGGTGCCCGCGAGTAGCGCAGTCCGTCGAGGCTCTACCCGCTCTCCGCCATGTGCTTATGGCGGCCTCCCTGTGGGCTGCCCGTATAACTTGCGCGGTGCCATGCGCGGCCTGGTTATAGGGGCTGTCCGGTTAGCGGGTATATACAGGCTTCGGCACACGCAAGAAACCGAtgccccctcttttttttttttctctctctcttcggtgGACGCTCGAGAAATGCGGTCGCTGACGCAGCAAGGAAACGCGCTCTCCGCTTGATTTATAATTTAGGCCGCAACACGGCGACTTTTTTACGAGCGGCCGCGGCCGGCTCCGCTGGAGTCGAAGAGGAAGGGAAGAGGGCGAGATGGTTTGCCGGCCTACTTCCTGTTGCCTCAGTATATGCAGTGGCCTTAGTTTCGttctgtttcctttttcctttttttttcttctctcttccctttttttctttcaaaatttGGTCTTCGTTGCTCTCGGGTCCGAGCTCCGATGCATGCCAATTCGGCTGACAACCCCCTCCCCCGCTCGCCCTCGTGGCAAGCTGGTAAAGGACGAGTCGAGCTACGTCTCGCCGACTCCGCGTGCAGGGACCGTGCGGTggaagtcgggggggggggggggggggggttaggggTCGGCCAACCAGTAGCGAGAGCAGGCTGCGGGTTGCAGAGAAGGACGGAGGAGGACTCGCCCATTGCGCACTACTTATCCTTCCGTGAAACTTCCAGACAGTCGGCGTCCGATCGAGAGGCGGACAATGGAGGAGCCCGTTTCGGGTACTCTTATTTGTCTTTCTTCTTTCCGGTTGACTGACACGCAGCTCGTATCTTTCGCTGCTCTGTATGGTGTTGGTTAAATGGAATACAGTCGCTGTCTtgataaaagagagagaaaaaacgttAATggcaggaaagcggaggaggtcaGCCGGAGGATCTTCGTCTCTAATCTGCTACTCCGCGTACTCGAAGGGTGCAGACACGTCTCAaagcagatagagagagagagagagcgtggaCGTGCGTGAGCCCGATTAAGGAATGCGAGCAGGTGGATTGAATCCCGCGGTCATGTCGATGCTTTCACGGAAACGCGTTTTTCCAATGGATTAGCTAGGGGACTGGGCCTGGACCGAATGGCGGTTCTTGTCGGCGgcccttgttaagaacggccagctgcagtgcaagtttgccagccatttacgccagtggtggcaacctcatcttggaacgccgccgccaacctctagccacggcgtgactaagtcgactttgtgtcgggaacaatgcgcgcatcctccactctccgtcgcttcagctaggatgcgttcgacgaagcaggctttgtgcgcaacacaacAACGcagacctgatctgctacgggtgggggagttgccgcggaaaagccgacgaaggctccttcccacgcgccgaccgaGACGCAACACATTGTGCTAcccggctccgagttctacgaaattcgtgtggtgtcggtttcggaccgttaacatgtgtgtgcgtgcgtgtgtgtgagccctcatcctcgtccaagtcgagagcccgcctcctccaaaagggtgggtcatctacaatgacgtcgaactatgacgtcgagcggagtgcatataagcagcgattgtcggctgctagtgtgtgctcgttgtcgtgctcgaaatgtactcgtgagctgtgtgctcgtaagctgtttgctcgtcttgcgggcaccatttgggattcacgctagactgtcgatgtatctcatgttcaactgtaaataacatgtaaataaatcgtgctctcctaagtcccgacgaagagtcaagcttcttcctacagctacgactgccaaatcttacatctgagtggcagcggtgagatcggcctacagcttgtagatcgtccgacaactctaacaaatggtggcagcggcgagatcgtccgacgaatcttacaccCTTCGACGCAGTTCTATCAGTCTTACGCCATCTCGTTTTGGACTAACGTTGCTCTTTGGGCTTCTTCGTGTGCCTTTAGGTTTCGTTGTAGTGAAAGCGGATGGTCGGCTGGGTGCAAGTGTACGTAGCTTGTAGAGGCGAGTGAAATGAGGTGACGCGTTTTGTGTCATTTGAAGGGATTGTGAGCAATTGGTCAGGAGCTGCCTGCTGCTGCACGAACGTAGAGGATCCTTTATTCGTTAATAATGCAATAAGTTTATGGAAAGTTCTTGGTGGGTTTCGGAAAATTGCAAATATCACACACGTGATTTAGCGATGTGTGCTGGTTAACGATGTGAttaggaaaagaaataaaacctAGTTTTATCTACTATCGACAGCTCGCTGGCTACCACATTCAACTGCTGAACCTTAGGTCCCATGCCCGGTTTTTGGCCCCATAGGCCGCATTCTGACGGCAAGAGCCACTAAGAACGCTATTGTACCGCGCTTTTATTGGCGCAAGATAAAGATCAACATTTGGTACAAGCTACTTTCGGTCTCCTCACTGCGTCTGCCGTAGCATTTGTGTTGGTTGGACGTTAAATTCCATCAGTATACAGCTTTGCCATAATGTCCTAGAAAATTAATGTAGGTGGCATGTACAAAGTGGGGTTGGCCTGAAGGCTTAGTCGTTCGACTGCACTCTGTCATGCAAGAAAAACGATACGCGCTCGTCCGGTGGTCATTGCTGCCGCGTAGCAGCTGTGCATGATGAAGGGGAGTTTCGTTCATTCGGAAATGGTGTTATGTGAATGGCTGGTTATTCCCGGCGAAATTGGCAGCAACATTCGAAAGGGTGATAATAATTTCGGCGAACGCGCTTCGTATGCGGATTACTCGGACATTCGCAAATGTCCCCCGCCCCCTCGTCCAGTATAAGACATAAGTTCACACGTGGTGCAGTTAATGTCTGAGGGCATGCGGAGGGTATTGAATGGTCGCTTGTACTTGGTATATAGAGCCCTTGACACGTCATTTTTCGTAGCCCCGTCATGTGCCTCTGTAGTTTTGTGAAAGGAGCGGCTGGGGATGTGTTGTGAAGCAGCAAGAGCGGGCGCGATTCTGGGGGTTTCGCGGGCCATTTACTAAGAGCAACTTTCCGGGAGCCGCCAGCAGTCTTAGTTGAGCCGCGTGGGGCTGCGCTGATTTCACGGAGACGCGGCAGCTCCCTCCGGGACGCCCGGTCCAGGCTGTCCTCTTCCGCATCCCGCCCTTCCCCCTCTCCCTCCAGAACAGAAAGCTTCGAATCGCTCTAGCAAACTGCCAGTGGCGCAGCTTAGCCCATAGCGACAGGGGAAAAGGGGCATGGTAATCGTGCAACTTCCTCGCGTTCCCCCTAGGGAACTGGGAACACTCCATGGCGGACGTTTCTTAGCGAGAAGCGTGCGTGCCTCTCAAGACCTCATAGGCGTCTCTGTGTGTAGTCGGTAGACTACAGCTACTGTACCGCGCGCGTTCTTGCTTATACCCTTCTGACCTCCTCTCGAACTTTCCTTTTTCCCTCGCCGTTTCGTTTTCTGCCCATTATACCGAAACGGCGCGGTGTGTATACCGTTGGGGGATGCTGCCGGGTTCCCCCGAAGCTGTTGCGGGGAAGTACACGTCCtcggctttctttccttttttttttctcgcacacgCCGGGGGGAATTGACGAAGCACGTAGTGCAGCGTGCGGGCCGAGTGTCGCGCTTGGATAAGAGCTCGAGAAGCGTGCGGCGCTCTCGGTTGTGGCCCggggcacgagcgcgttcgttggctctttctttaaattttatttttctgattaaTGCTGGCCGCCTCTAACGCGCCCGTCCTCCTCTGTGCCAGCCTCTTCTTATCTCGGTTCGAATTCTCCCTGTCGAGTAGCGTGAAGGTTTCGCACACTTCGCGGCGCGGGCTCGAGCGCGGACCCGTAAGTGAGATAAGTCtcatgcgtgcgcgcgtgcagaGTCCCCTGGTGTTCTAGTGACGCCGTATACCTGGCGAGTTCGTCCGCGAACTTTTGTTTGTTCCCGGTGGACGCTCTGCCGGCTGCATTCGGGTgtcagcccccctccccccttcccgcTGTTacagatttctttcttttgttctttcgtcaccctttttctttctttttaaattttgtgGCGCACTTATAGACCCACTCGATGTTTTCACCGTATTCGAGAGGGTTCTGCAGCTCTGTGTAAACGGCTGAGTCTTCAATTCAGCTCTCTATCCTTTTGGGACGGCGTCGGTGCCTCCGAAGCATCCCGTGGGAAATGACGTGCgaactaatgttgaattccaatggcggagtcggagcagccgacgcactccgcgagcgagcactcgactctggcgtagagcaacgcctccaaatccgccagtggaacacaacctgcgccgccggagcaaggcggaagcggaacttctattgccgagttacccaggatgccttgcgtgttgtcgtttccttccgctgtttgctcccagcaccgccacGCCAGTCACttctctcttcagcgccgttcacctgttgttttttgaAAAGTGCGAAATGGATATTTCGGCAAGCGTGCAGCGGCTTTTGCTTCCTCTGATGAGCACACAGGATGCGGACAAACATGGTAGGTGTCTTCGCAACTTTGAACACTGTGCTGTAAGTTCAATGCAACGCACGTGTTGCGTGGAGCAACTGTCTGTTGACGCTATATTTCAGTTGCGTAGTTGCTTTACTGCTGATGTGTTCGTTTCACTCAAACGCATCGCATCCGTCATTGTATTGTGCATTTTCCTGTGGGTCCGTCGTGGTGCAGAAGTAGTTGTCTAGCTTTATATGTCGCGAAGAAGCAATGAAGCAGTGTCACGTGCCTGAGAATTTGTCTCCCACGAAATTTTAGCGGAGGTATCAGTGCGAGTGCATTCTGCTGCCGAATGGAGTTGTGCTGTTATGTAGGTCAGGACGGTAAGTGCATCCAATTTTCGAATCAGTCTCAGTGCCACAGAAATCTACAAATTGCTTTTCATGAAGCGTCACTGTCGATTTCAGGCCAGAAGCACCGTACGGTAATTTTGATTAACAGCCACCTGATCAGGGACGTTGCATCATGCTAAGCGTGTGTAATGTAATCAAGAATGTGCACCATGTGTTGAGCAAATATTGAACTTGCGTGGTACCGTGCATGTTTATATTACGCTATTATTAGAAATTTCGTGTTGAGATGAGGTAGCGCAGCAAACAGCGAGTTATTTTGTTAAGCTGTGTTAGGAAGTGTGACATGGCTTAATTGCTTACGTAGTTGCATGAAATGCACGTGGTGGTTTAATGTACTGCAACATGTCACAGAGTACAACTTCGTAATGGTTATGTCGCTTCATATATGCCACCTTTATGAATCCAGGGCAATGAATAATGTTGCATTTGGTTTTTCCATCAACAGTGCCGGAACAGAGCAGAAAAAATGACCAACGCAGTGAGTTCATTCATAATGACATATGATTTATTTATTGGTACTGTTAGCCCAAAGGCCGATACAGGATGGAGAAATCATAAAATGAGCTTCAAAAGATCGCTGCAAACACGAGCACTACACAAATCAAACCAGCAAATGCAATCGCTTAATGCAGCTGTAACACCTCTACAACTATCTCATGCAGTTTTTGCTTGCAGGTACAGGCTGTGAGTGGACAGCCGGCGAAACAAAGCTGCTATTTGATTATTATGAGCAGTACTTTGCTGAGATTGGACCGTtgaaaaaaattcaaaaataAGCAGCTAATGTTCAGCCAAATTGCAGCCCAGTGAGTCCATTTATGATGACATAtcattcatttattgatactgttagcCCAAAGGCTGATACAGGATGGAGAAATCATAAAATAAGCTTCAGAAGATAGCTGCAAACACGAGCACTACACAAATCAAACCAGAAAATACAATAGCTTAATGCAGATGTAACACCTCTACAACTACCTCATGCACTTTTTGTTTGCAGGTACAGGCTGTGAATGGACAGCCGGGGAAACCAAGTTGCTATTTGATTACTATGAGCAATACTTTGCCGAGATTGGGCCAttgaaaaaattcaaaaataaaaagctaatGTTCAGTCGAATTGCAGCCAACATTACAGAGGCACTTGGAGTTCCAAAAACCGGTGAGCAGTGCTGCAGCCGCTACAAAACCGTTATGCGTAGAAAAAGAAGTGCTACAGCACACAACAACAAATCCGGCAATTCCCCATGTGAAGTGCCCTTtgaggatgaagtagccagaataCGCTGGCTAGACGACAGCCTCGAGCCCGAAGAGCTGAGGGACAGCTCTGGCGTTGTTGCTGTTAAGAGGCCAGCCAGCCAGGCGTCGGCCAGCCAGGCGTCGGCCAGCCAGGCGTCGGCCAGCCAGGCATCCGCCAGCCCAGCGTCGACCAGCCAAGCATCAGAAAGCCAGGAGTCCGAAAGCCTAGCGCTGACCCAAGCACTGACAAAGGAGCCTATGCCCAAAAGGCCTAAGCCCTCAGGTTCGAGAATGCTGGAGATGAAGGTATTCTTCGATGAAATGAGCAAaattcaagaagaaaaagaaaaaagacgagcTACAcgggaacaagagagagagaggcgccaCAAAGAAAGGCAAGAATACAAGGAACGTATTCgtcaagaaaaagcaaaacaacatTCAGAAAAAATTAGGCTTTTAAGCCGTGCTCTTGGccttgaagaataaaaaaaatccagTGTCCGAGAATATCGGCTTGTTTAAATAAAAGTGTACAGTGCCAAACATGTGTTTTTGTATTTAATGAGGGCCGCACGTTAGTACACACACCGCAGCCCCCAACTACTGCATGGACTTTATTTCGATGCACATTGGAGCTAGTGGTTCTCATGTTTACATCCAGGTAGTTacagaccaggcaggatttcgtaaaggctattcaacaatagaccgtattcacactatcagtcaggtgatagagaaatgtgcggaatataaccaacccttatatgtagctttcattaattacgagaaagcgtttgattctgtcgaaacctcggcagtcatgaaggcattatggaatcggtgtgtaaaagtactgaaagatatctatggcagctccacagccactgtagtcctccataaagaaagcaacaaaatcccaataaaggcaATACGATacctccaatgctattgacagcgtgtttacaggaggtattcagagacctggattgggaagaattggggataagagttaatggagaataccttaacaactttcgattcgctgatgatgttgccttgtttagtaactcaggggaccaattgtaatgcatgctcaccgacttgaaggggcaaagcagaagagtgggtctaaagattaatctgcagaaaactaaagtaatgtgtaacagtctcggaagagaacagcaatttacaataggtagcgaggcactggaagtggtaagggaatacatcttagggcaggtagtgaccgcagatccggatcatgacactgaaagaataagaatggctggggtgcgtttggcaggcattctcagatcatgaacagcaggttgccattatcccccatgtacggggcagaaacctggaggcttacgaaaagagttctatttaaattgaggacgacgcaacaagctatggaaagaagaatgatgggaataacgttaagggataagaaaagagcagattgggtgagggaacaaatgcgagttaataacatcttagttgaaatcaagaaaaagaaatgggcaggacatgtaatgaggagggaagataactgatgggcATTAAGgattacgggctggattccaagggaaacgtagcagggggcggcagaaagttaggtgggcggatgagattaagaagtttgcaggtacatggccacaattagtacatgaccgaggtagttggagaagtatgggagaggcctttgccatgcagtgggcgtaacaaggctgatgatgatgatgaattacagGGCTACAAAGAATGTGATACCATCATTGCATGATTACGCATGAAGCCTAGTGCTGTCATTAAAGTGGCTTTTGGTGTTTTGGAGCTAAAGGAAAAGTACAGTTTGGAGCAGGATGGTTTAGTGACCAGTTTTTCTACAGGAGCTTTGCCAAGACTTTCGTGCGCTTAATTTCTCCAAGCCTGCGCAGTGCTCGCTCTTCACCAGATTTGTCAATATGATTATCACTGCAATTCTGCCACTGAACGTCACTGGGTGCTtgctcattatcatcatcatctggcTCTACATCACCATACTCAATGCACAAGTTGTGCAGAACGCAGCAGCTTATGATAAACTTATTGAGCCAGGGAATAGTGCGGAGCTCAAGGTACATCAGCTGTCTGAAGCGCTTTTTGAGAGTGCTAAATGCATTTTCAATTAGAACTCTTGTCGCTGAAAACTTATAATTAAAGtgcttttgctgctttgttaAAGCACCGTAATCCCTGTAGGGGGTCAACAGGTGTTCCCGCAGTGGATACGCTGCATCCCCTAAAAGATGGTAAGACCCCTGACATACTGCAGAGATTTTCTTTGAAAGTGGCGACAAGCTGAACACATGCGAATCATGCATTTTGCTTGAACTTCCAATGAATGCGTCCAGGAAGCGCCTTTTGTCATCGCAGACGGCCTGTAGTGTGAGGGAAAGGTAATGGTGCCTGTTGCAATATGTCGAAGCAACCTTCTTCTCCGGGCACTGTATCTTGATGTACGACCCATCGATGCAGCCAACAACATCAGGCATTCCAGACACCTGCAATCAAGTCATACACTTGTGTTGAGCGATATCATGCATGTCTGAACATAAAATGAGCATTTGCAAGGAGTTGTAAGAGAAAATACTGGTGCTCATACCCATTAACTCACGTTAACAGCATACCCTTCATGGCACAGCACCATTTATTTTAAGTTAAAGAAACAAAATACAAACCAAATGCAACTTTGAGAAGTACTGAGGGCAGCATACACTGCCGTGCACACAACATATTACATGTTTTTTTACTATCCACTTCTCTTTTTACTATAGCAAAATGGGAGAGAGAATAAAACAAACCCCGTGTATCTTCCCTTAATCGATTTGAAGCACGTAATGAGAATTTGCTTGCCAAAGCAGACATGGTCTATATCGCATCGTACTCCCGGAAATCTGAACAGACATCTACTATTGTGGGTGATGACAAAGCATGCAGCATCATTCCTAAGCAAGGAATTGGCTGTGATCCCAAGAGATACTTTTAGGTTGAATGTTTCGACCACCACTGGTATAAATTCTGAGTGTTATCATCACAAGCTACCACGTTTTCATGAAGGTCCAGCATTATAGAGCTTGAAATAGCAAACAAAACGTGCACAGTGATGTTGCAATATCAATAAAACTTGGCTGGCCGATATTCAGTGCTTCTTATAGGTAAAGAAAATCAAAACAAACCTTCTCAAAACTTCTAGTGAGGTTCTCCAGGTCAGCAGGAAATTTTATCAACGACTGTCCCAGGGTCAGGAGGAAGTCGGCCACTCTATGAAGGATTCGGTAAACAGAGCTTTCCGACAAGTCGAACCGGCTGGCCACGTTTCTCATGCAGGTTTTGTTGGCTGCGTACCTGCGCAGTGGGATTACACGCATCCGAAAAAGCAGCTTCAGACTACAGTGCACTGCAAGCAACGAGCTCGTAGTGAAATGCGTTTTTATGCAGGCATCTGACTCTTTCGCGTTTCATTAATCGTTGTTAATTTGCCAGGTGCATAGAAAAAACGGCGAGAACTAACCAGATAAAAGACAAGATATGTGTTTCAGCAGATTTCGCTGGAACCCCTCCATGTGTGCCCGAAGGGCACATTGACGACGCGGCAAAGTCGGCGATCAACTTTTCCGCCACAGGTCGAGATAGCCTGAAGTGCCTTCGgaactgcacaaaaaaaaaaaaacagaaacgaaAGCACCACAACGTATTAAACCTTGAGTAtgctgctttcctttttctttccttaccTCATCGTCCGAGTACTGCCGCACGACGTCCTCGATGAAGCCGACTACTTTAGGCCTCTTTGCGGGAATGCGGAACATCCTGTTGAATTCCCGCTCGTAAGCGGCAGTTTCACCGTCGCTGTCACTATCCGAGCAATCGCTCGTGTCGGAACTTGAGCTTTCCGACTCAGAGCTGTCGCTATCGAGTAGCAAAAGCAATGCCGCACGCTTTGCCGAACCAGCCGAGCCGTTCATGTCGTCCGCCATTACCAACACaactcgcgagtcgtgaccggtggcgcctcccagcaggcaaacgtggtaaaggaaatacgtcatgcagacttccggtccactccgccgattttggcggagcatctttttctgctccacggagtgactcccgctctcaatccactccgactctctcattggaacaccttactcctgCTCTCACtccgtcattggaacaaacttgctccgaaacgagcagaaaaacttgctccgactccgccattggaattcaacataagccGAGACGGTCGCGGAGGGCTAGAAGGAACGGGTGGCCCGTACGATACGCAGCTAATAATGGATTGAAGGCCGTAGCGGATGGCCCTTCCCTTCTGTTTCGCGAGTTTTCCTTTTGCTCACTGAGCTGGTCGCGAAAAGTTGCGGCGTGTGGTACTGCGTGTGTCCTGCAGCGGTGATGCTGATGTCCTGAACACTTCAAGGGCGCGCTGCGGTGTAGGTGTTTTACTGCTACCACCTCTAGTACTACTGCTGTACTACTGTTACTTCTTTGCCATAACTTCTTGCTGCGTGAATTGGTTGCGATAAAAGAATAAGATGTTTAATTAATTACGCAACACGCATACAGAAAGGGCGAGGCTGACGCTCAGTCCTGTTTTCCTGACCCTTTCCATCTGTTTTACGTTCACGCTGTTGATCACTGTTTTCTCGTCTTTCTTTTGTACTCCTCATACTACATATGCTTGTAGTCTGTTTCTACAGCAGTGTACAAAGTTTCGTTTTCGCAAGGCTACGCAAGGTGCTACGTACTACGACGCGCGCCGTTCTTGCTGACGCTGCCGCAAACCTTTACAGTCGTTACTAACGCTCCGTCGTACGGAAATGCGCCCGCGGCTTATAGATTGCCACAGAGGCTACGTCAGCAAAGGCTCAGTATATCTGTTGCTGCCCGGTGCATCACTTGTCCCGACGTTGGCTCGCGAAAGGTTCCCGTACAAGCGCACGGAGCTGCGGCTTCTTCGCCACTTACACGATGTTCCTCAGCGGCGCGGTTCCCTACAACGCCAGTTTCATCTCCCTTGAGGAAGATAAGAAGGAACGTGGAGGACAAGGCGAAGGAACGGGGGTGCTCGGTTAGCGGGCGTTCTACTGCTTCCAGAGGCCTTCTCCAGCGCAGCAGCCCGAGGGTTAGACGCTACCGCTACTGAGAGAAACACAGCGAAAAATATGGAGCAGGCTGGAAACAAGAGAGGAGCGCTGGAACTCCCGGCTACTTTCTTATTTGGTTTCTTGTTCCCGCTGCGCGCACTTTCTGCGGGCTCGGCTCGCGCCCGGCGCGTCAGCGTGTTATGGGCGCCCGGAGCTGGCTGTTCCGCGCCGATTTTCCTCGGGAGCTGGTTGCCGCCGATAAGGGAAGGAACGCGGGAAAGTAGGCGCCGCCGGCTGCTTTGGGAGAGGGAGAAGGCCACCGGGGACGGCGGCGCCCTCCTTGTTGCTTCTCCGGATTCCCCGCCAACCCTTGTTGCGCCTCCTCGCCTCCCTTCTCTCCCGTTTCACCCCGTTTTCTTCGTCCATTGTCGTCGCTTCTCTTGGCGGCGTCCAGCGCCCCTTGAGCGGCGCGCGCGGCTCCCTCGTGGGCGCATCCCGATGCCACCCCCCCCTGCTTCCTTACCGTTTTTCTGTTGCTGGTTGTGTCGGTTGGTGGCTCGCTGTTTCTGCTGGTTTTACTTGTGGTGCCAGTGGTGCCTGGGGTGTCGTTGGCCGCCCGTATTTATTTACGCTGCCTTTCGTTCTCCCCGCGTCCTCCCTTGTGTGTATGTGTGGCGATTGCTGCCAACTTGCCCCTTTCCTCGCCTTCCTCTTTAtcccctttattttttcttcgagCGCGGTTCCTTATTTCCCTATATACTCTTCCCGAAGCAAGAGCGGGCGTGCGAGGCTTGTAACTTGCTT
The nucleotide sequence above comes from Dermacentor andersoni chromosome 10, qqDerAnde1_hic_scaffold, whole genome shotgun sequence. Encoded proteins:
- the LOC126519006 gene encoding putative nuclease HARBI1 — translated: MADDMNGSAGSAKRAALLLLLDSDSSESESSSSDTSDCSDSDSDGETAAYEREFNRMFRIPAKRPKVVGFIEDVVRQYSDDEFRRHFRLSRPVAEKLIADFAASSMYAANKTCMRNVASRFDLSESSVYRILHRVADFLLTLGQSLIKFPADLENLTRSFEKVSGMPDVVGCIDGSYIKIQCPEKKVASTYCNRHHYLSLTLQAVCDDKRRFLDAFIGSSSKMHDSHVFSLSPLSKKISAVCQGSYHLLGDAAYPLREHLLTPYRDYGALTKQQKHFNYKFSATRVLIENAFSTLKKRFRQLMYLELRTIPWLNKFIISCCVLHNLCIEYGDVEPDDDDNEQAPSDVQWQNCSDNHIDKSGEERALRRLGEIKRTKVLAKLL